The genome window GTTTGTGATTTAGAAGTCGGCGATTTTGTGCATACTTTTGGAGATGCACATATTTACAAAAATCATTTTGAACAAGTTGAACTACAATTAACACGCGAACCTTTTCCTCTTCCAACAATGAAAATCAATCCGAATGTAAAGGATATTTTTGATTTTACATACGAAGATTTCGAATTAGAAAATTATCAAGCTCATCCTCACATCAAAGGAATTGTAGCAGTTTAATCATAAAAAAACACTTAAAGTCTCCAAATTGGAGGCTTTTTTTGTAACTTTTCGAGAAAATTATCAACCAATAGAAATAAATTTTTACGATGAAAAAACGAATCCTTTGGCTTTCATCAGCCTTTATTATATCAAGTCTTACTTATGCGCAAGTAATGACGCCACCGCCGAGTTATAACGAAAACCAAACGAACAAATTAGATATTTATCGTGCAGAAGCAGAACGAATTAATAATCTTGTTCATACCAAATTGGATCTTAAATTTGATTATGCAAAAGAGCACGTTTTAGGTGAAGCTTGGGTAACATTGAAACCACATTTCTATGCTACAAACAAAGTTACATTAGACGCAAAAGCAATGTTGATTAGCGAAGTTGCTTTGGTAAATGGTGCTACAAAAAAGAAATTAAATTATAAATATGATGATTTACAATTAGTCATCGATTTGGATAAAGAATACAAAAAAGATCAAGAATATACACTTTACATCAAGTATACAGCGCGTCCAAACGAAGTAAAACAAGAAGGAAGTGCGGCCATAAACGATGCAAAAGGTGTTTATTTTATCAATGCAAAAGGTGAACGACCAAATTATCCAACTCAAATTTGGACACAAGGCGAAACTGAATCTTCTTCTTGTTGGTTCCCGACAATTGATAAAACGAATCAAAAAACTTCACAAGAAATCACGTTAACATATCCTGATAAATATGTTTCATTATCAAATGGAACAATGAAATCTTCGAAGAAAAATTCGGATGGAACAAAAACTGATTATTGGAAATTTGATAAAAAACATGCGCCATATTTATTCTTTTTCGGGATTGGAGATTACGCAGTCATCAATGATAAATGGAAAAATATCAATGTTGATTATTACGTAGAACCAGAATATAAAGATGTTGCAAAGCAAATTTTTGGTAATACACCAGAAATGATTCAGTTCTTTTCTGATAGATTAAACTATCCTTATCCTTGGGATAAATATGCACAAATGACGGCTCGCGAATATGTTTCTGGAGCGATGGAAAATACAACAGCTTCTTTATTTCATGATGGTGTTCAGCAAAAAGCTGGTCAATTAGTCGATGAAAACACTGCTGAATATGTTATTGCGCACGAATTATTTCACCATTGGTTTGGAGATTTAGTTACGGCTGAAAGTTGGGGAAATTTAACAGTGAATGAATCGTTTGCTAATTATTCTGAATATTTATGGTTTGAATATAAATACGGAAAAGAGAAAGCGGATGAGCATCGTTACAACGAAATGTTTGGTTATAAACAAGGCGATGGACCAACGAAAAATTTGGTTCGAGTTCATTACAATTCTCGCGAAGACATGTTTGATGGTGTTTCGTACAACAAAGGTGGAATTATCTTACATATGTTGAGAAACTTCTTAGGAGATGATGCTTTCTTCAAAGGTTTGAACAAATATTTGAAAGATAATGAATACGGAAAAGCTGAATCTGCTCAATTACGATTGGCTTTGGAAGAAGTTTCTGGTCGTGACTTAAATTGGTTTTTCAATCAATGGTATTACGAAAATGGTCATCCAAAATTAACAGTTGTTTCAGATTATTCTTCAGCAAATAAAAAAATAAAAGTTGTTGTTCGTCAAGATGCTTCAAAATTATTTGAATTTCCTTTTGCGATTGATATTGTCGAAAATGGAAAAACAACGCGTCAACAAGTTTGGGTTCCAAAACAAGCCGAAACTGTTTTCGAATTTGCAGCAAACCAAAAACCTGATGTCGTTATTCCAAATGCGGATCAAGTTTTATTAGCAGATATCGACGATAAAAAACCTGTTGAAGATTTTATTGCGCAATACAAAGCTGGAAAAGGAAATTACACGACACGTTTATTAGCGATTGAAGCAATGGCAAATGCGCAAGCAACTAATCCAAAAGCGGCTGATGCCTTGGTTAATGCTTTAGATGATTCATTTGATGGATTAAGAATTTATGCGATTCATAAATTGGACACAAAATCAAAAACGATTGTTGATAAAGCTTCATCAAAATTAAAACAATTGGCTTCTAATGATCCTAAAACATTGGTTCAAGCGGCTGCTTTAAGTGCTTTGAATGATGCCAATATTTATGATGTAGCAATTTTCGAGAAAGCTTCAAAAAGCCCTTCATTTAGTGTTCAAGGAGCCTCGTTAACTGGAATCTTAAAAAATAATCCTTCAAAAATTAATGATTTAACAACTAATCTTGATAATGAAGTGATTAAAGGTTCACCAGATTTAGCAATGGCATTAGTTCCGACTTGGATCAAAAATAATCAATTGGATAAAGCTGCTTTAATTTCGGAATCTGCTGCGATGTATGAATTCGTAAAATTCCAAGATCCAGAAAAAGGAAAAATTGCTGAACAAGCTTTCAATTGGATTATGAACAATGACACACCAGATGCAACGGCTGAAATTGCTAAAACATATTCGCGTTATTATCCATATTTGAATGAACAAAATCCACAAGCAGGACAAGCTGTGAAAATGATGGCTGAAAAAGCATTGCAAGTAAAAACGAATGCTGCAAAAACAATTAAATCAGCAACTATTGCAAAACAAGTGGAGCAATTACAAGATGCTATAAATAAAATGAAATAATTCACTAAAATTATTATATTTGTTAAGCTATCCTTGCAAGAGGATAGCTTTTTTTACCTTATAACTTATGATAAACATTGTAGTAGCAAAAGCAAGCAACAACGTAATTGGTGCAAAAAATGATTTGATTTGGCATTTACCAAATGATCTGAAACATTTCAAAAGTATAACTTCTGGGCATCCTATTATTATGGGACGAAAAACGTTCGAATCATTGGGTAGACCTTTACCAAATCGTACCAATATTGTTGTGACAAGAGATCAGAATTGGAATACAGAAGGTATCGAAATTGCGTCTTCTTTACCAAAAGCAATAGAAGTTGCGAAAAAAATTGACGATGATATTTACATTATCGGTGGTGGAAATATTTACAAACAAGCGATGGAATTTACTGATATTTTGTACATCACAGAAGTTCATCACGAATTTGATGGAGACACTTATTTCCCAGAAATAGACTTGGACGAATGGGAAGAAGTAGAACGAGAAGATTTCAAAAAAGATGAAAAACATCCATATGCTTACTCGTTTGTGACGTATAAAAGAATAGATTAGAAACTTTCGTGCATAAAAAAAGCAAGAATTTTGATTCTTGCTTTTATATTTTTTACACCTTAATGTTTTACATCTTGTACTTCGTCTGGATTGTGTTTGTATTTGAACACAATTGCGAACAATACCGTAACAACTAATGCGTAGCCTGCGAAAATAAACCAAGAATGTCTCCATCCTTCTAGCTGCAATGTCAAATCAGTTTGACTATACACTAAATGATTCACGATGTATTGTGCAATTAACATTCCGATTGTTGCTCCAAAACCATTGGTCATCATCATAAAAACTCCTTGTGCAGAAGAACGAATTTCTTCGTTTGTTTCTTTGTCTACATACAACGAACCTGATACATTGAAAAAATCGAAAGCGATTCCGTAAACAATCATTGATAAGATAAACATCCAAACACCAGATCCTGGATCTCCTAATCCAAATAATCCGAAACGTAAGACCCAACCTACCATTGCCATCAACATCACGATTTTGATTCCGAATCGTTTTAGCACGAAAGGAATTAATAAAATACACAATGTTTCAGAAACTTGAGACAACGAAATTAAAGCATTTGCATTACTTGCTCCCCACGTATTGGCATAATCTGGAATATCCTTAAACGTTGTGATAAATGGATTTGCATATCCATTTGTAATTTGCAAAGAAACGCCTAAAAGCATTGAAAAGATAAAGAAAATTGCCATTTTTCTATCTTTAAATAATGCAAAAGCTTTTAAACCAAATGCATCAGAAATAGATTGTTTTTCAGAACTTTTGTTAACTGGGCAATTAGGTAATAAGAAACTGTATAAAAACAATATAACTCCTAAAAATCCAGATACAAAGAACTGATAATAATTGGATTGAAAACTTACGAATGTTGGATCACTTGAAAAGTTAAATCCAAAAACACCATCTTTAAATCCAGAGAAATTAACAAATAACATCGCTACAATAAAACCAACTGTTCCAAACGTTCTGATTGGAGGAAAGGATTTGATTGTGTCTAAATTATTTTGTTTTAAAATTGTGTAGGCTGTTGAGTTAGAAAGGGCGATTGTTGGCATAAAGAACGCCACACTAACCGAATAAAGTGCGAAGATTGTTGTAAAATCTACATCGTTTCCAGCTGTCATTCCGTAATAACCTGCTGCAAACATAAAAATCGCAGCTAATAAATGATTCAATCCCAACAAACGTTGTACAGGAATCCATCTATCCGCTACAATACCCATTATTGCGGGCATAAAAATCGACACAATACCTTGCATCGCGTAAAAAAGACCAATTTTTGGACCTAAGCCAACTGATCCTAAGTAATTTCCCATAGAGGTTAGGTATGCTCCCCATACCGCAAACTCAAGGAAACTCATGATTGTAAGTCTAAGCTTTACAGACATAATTATTTGAAATAGTTATTAGTTTCCCATGTTATCGATTTGATCACGAAGGCGAGCTGCCAATTCATAATCTTCATTCTTCACAGCTTTTTCCATCTCAGTTTCAAGTTCAGATTTTGTCCAACCTTCATATTCATTGATATCAGACAAATCATTTTCCAAACCAGCCAAGATATCCAAATCATCTTCAAAGTTATTTGCTGCGCGACGTATATTTTCTTCTTCTTCAATAACGTCCAAATGAATTCCAGCTTTTTCTACAACATTATCATAGGCATAGATAGGTGCATTGAAACGAACAGCCAACGCAATTGCATCAGAAGTTCTCGAATCAATTTCGGCACGTTGTCCATCATTATTTACAAAAATAATATTCGAATAGAAAACGCCATCTTCTAATTTATAAATATAAATAGAATCAACATTCAATTGAAATTCTTTTCCTAATGAAATAAACAAATCGTGTGTTAATGGACGAGGTGGATTAATATCTTTCTCTAAAGCTAATGCGATTGATTGTGCCTCAAAGCTCCCAATAATAATTGGCAACTTTCTTCCTCCTACATTTTCCTCTAGAATCAACGCATATGCGCCAGTCTGAGTTTGACTGTAAGATATTCCTTTAATATTTAATCTAATTAAATTGTCCATTTGGGCGTAAATCTATGAAAAACTGATGAATATTTAATCTTTTTTTAATGAATAAAAAA of Empedobacter falsenii contains these proteins:
- a CDS encoding MFS transporter, with translation MSVKLRLTIMSFLEFAVWGAYLTSMGNYLGSVGLGPKIGLFYAMQGIVSIFMPAIMGIVADRWIPVQRLLGLNHLLAAIFMFAAGYYGMTAGNDVDFTTIFALYSVSVAFFMPTIALSNSTAYTILKQNNLDTIKSFPPIRTFGTVGFIVAMLFVNFSGFKDGVFGFNFSSDPTFVSFQSNYYQFFVSGFLGVILFLYSFLLPNCPVNKSSEKQSISDAFGLKAFALFKDRKMAIFFIFSMLLGVSLQITNGYANPFITTFKDIPDYANTWGASNANALISLSQVSETLCILLIPFVLKRFGIKIVMLMAMVGWVLRFGLFGLGDPGSGVWMFILSMIVYGIAFDFFNVSGSLYVDKETNEEIRSSAQGVFMMMTNGFGATIGMLIAQYIVNHLVYSQTDLTLQLEGWRHSWFIFAGYALVVTVLFAIVFKYKHNPDEVQDVKH
- a CDS encoding dihydrofolate reductase, with the protein product MINIVVAKASNNVIGAKNDLIWHLPNDLKHFKSITSGHPIIMGRKTFESLGRPLPNRTNIVVTRDQNWNTEGIEIASSLPKAIEVAKKIDDDIYIIGGGNIYKQAMEFTDILYITEVHHEFDGDTYFPEIDLDEWEEVEREDFKKDEKHPYAYSFVTYKRID
- a CDS encoding bifunctional nuclease family protein; this encodes MDNLIRLNIKGISYSQTQTGAYALILEENVGGRKLPIIIGSFEAQSIALALEKDINPPRPLTHDLFISLGKEFQLNVDSIYIYKLEDGVFYSNIIFVNNDGQRAEIDSRTSDAIALAVRFNAPIYAYDNVVEKAGIHLDVIEEEENIRRAANNFEDDLDILAGLENDLSDINEYEGWTKSELETEMEKAVKNEDYELAARLRDQIDNMGN
- a CDS encoding M1 family metallopeptidase — translated: MKKRILWLSSAFIISSLTYAQVMTPPPSYNENQTNKLDIYRAEAERINNLVHTKLDLKFDYAKEHVLGEAWVTLKPHFYATNKVTLDAKAMLISEVALVNGATKKKLNYKYDDLQLVIDLDKEYKKDQEYTLYIKYTARPNEVKQEGSAAINDAKGVYFINAKGERPNYPTQIWTQGETESSSCWFPTIDKTNQKTSQEITLTYPDKYVSLSNGTMKSSKKNSDGTKTDYWKFDKKHAPYLFFFGIGDYAVINDKWKNINVDYYVEPEYKDVAKQIFGNTPEMIQFFSDRLNYPYPWDKYAQMTAREYVSGAMENTTASLFHDGVQQKAGQLVDENTAEYVIAHELFHHWFGDLVTAESWGNLTVNESFANYSEYLWFEYKYGKEKADEHRYNEMFGYKQGDGPTKNLVRVHYNSREDMFDGVSYNKGGIILHMLRNFLGDDAFFKGLNKYLKDNEYGKAESAQLRLALEEVSGRDLNWFFNQWYYENGHPKLTVVSDYSSANKKIKVVVRQDASKLFEFPFAIDIVENGKTTRQQVWVPKQAETVFEFAANQKPDVVIPNADQVLLADIDDKKPVEDFIAQYKAGKGNYTTRLLAIEAMANAQATNPKAADALVNALDDSFDGLRIYAIHKLDTKSKTIVDKASSKLKQLASNDPKTLVQAAALSALNDANIYDVAIFEKASKSPSFSVQGASLTGILKNNPSKINDLTTNLDNEVIKGSPDLAMALVPTWIKNNQLDKAALISESAAMYEFVKFQDPEKGKIAEQAFNWIMNNDTPDATAEIAKTYSRYYPYLNEQNPQAGQAVKMMAEKALQVKTNAAKTIKSATIAKQVEQLQDAINKMK